The nucleotide window TTTCGGTGAAAACAATCATTAGTTAGGAAATGTTTAGTTAAGATTGAAAGAACTGATTAGAATCAAGATTGATTCTGGCCACAAATCCCAATTTGGCATTGAGACGAACTACTTGTAAAAGCGGAAAAAAAGTGAGATTTATGCGAACTACAGAAAAACTCAGAAAATATTTTGGCTATACGCATTTCGTTTAACACCTGCAGACGAGTGTCTATCTGTATTGCAATTAACCCCCACCCATCCCCCTCACCAATCCTCCACAAACCGAGAGACGGAAACTGCGCACTGCAATCCGCTCCCGTGTTAGGTGGTCTCTGCAACACCTACTCTTGGAAAAAAAGCGCTTAAGAGAAATCACTCTCTTTTATACTTCGGTGTGCTCCCATTGTTTGCAAGCTTTGATTCAATAATCTCTTCTATAGAAGAGAAGGATTCCTTATATCCTTAGCAATCAACTGATCACTCTTTTTTGGAACATAGTCTTTGTGAATCACTAGAAATCGATGGCTTCCGATTGTATTTTGTCTTCAAAATCATTCCCGTTTGCATCTAGCATCTAACTTAACGAACATCTTGTTCGCTATTATAGTTTTGACGAGGCTCAGGCGGATACGAAAGTTGGAAAATACACAAGCAGTTCATGCTCTTCTTCAGGTTTCCAAGATTCTATACTAGTTTTTAGAACATCTAGGTATTGCTGATAATCTTGGTTACCAATCTTGGGGATCGATTTATGAACAATTACAACTCGCTTTTGAGTAACCCAATCTAAATCGGAAAGGCAATCTTCAAGAGCATTCCAGTTATAACTAAAATAGCCTGGGAAATTTAACACTTCATAAAGAGCAGATAGCAACTCATGGGTCGTTGTAATATTTTCGTGAATAATCCCTACAAAATCATCACTATGATTTTGTAGAACATCATGGAGGGATGCATAACATGAGAAGTCCGCTTCTGTAAACATCTTCTATACTTCCTTATGGATTCAGCCTAATAAATGAGTCGTAGTGATCAGGCGTATACCACATGTCACCATTAGCACCGCGGACAATTCGTTGCGGCCCCGGTCCCTGAACACCAGGTGTTGGGTGAACATACTCAGTGTAATATCCATCTGGTTTGACTGGCAACTCAGGAGTTGTTTTTCCCGGCAAAGGCCTGTTATTGAATATTGAACCATCGTTTCTATGCGGAAATCTACCACCTTGTTCAATTCTTTGCAGGGTCGGTTTTAGGTCAACAGTACCTTCAAGGACTTTTCCAGTTCTTTTATCAACCACCCGAACACCATCGATAAACCGGGTTGTCCCTTTAGAAGCGGTGACTTCAACCGCTTTACTCCCTCCAAAAATTCCTTTTACTCTTTGACCTATTCTAGAGGCAGAATTAGATATAGCCTTAATTGTATTTCCAATGATAGGTATACCTTTTAATGCTGCACCAACCCTTCCCCAAGGTGTTATCGATGCAGCACATATTGCTGAGCCCACTCCTCCATCTACACATTCTTTAGCCGTCTCTACCGCTAAATCTTTTGCTCCTTCTACTGCATCATCAATTCCTTCATTGATTTTCTTAGCACCGTCAGGCCTTAGGTTGGATTGGAGTGTGTTAGTGAATAGTAATCCATTCCCCTTAATATAACTATCATCGTTATTATGCACCCAAACCCCGACTTCCCCCACAAAGTAGGTATGATATTCTTCCACCTCAAAGTTATAAACGGTCTCTTTCCTCTCATCTATCGTAATGTTAGAAACAACCAGTTCCTTTCCATCCGCACCAAGAGCCACATCCCCAGGATGTAAATCTTTTGCCTCTACCCAATCAGTAGTTTCTATAGAGAACTTCTCTAAGGCATGACCTTGTTTTTTCACACGGAACGGGTGGTTCCAAGTGGTTTCGAGGACTGTTCCATCAGCAAAAGAAACAGTGTAAATAGCATCTGTTTGT belongs to Leptospira bourretii and includes:
- a CDS encoding barstar family protein; amino-acid sequence: MFTEADFSCYASLHDVLQNHSDDFVGIIHENITTTHELLSALYEVLNFPGYFSYNWNALEDCLSDLDWVTQKRVVIVHKSIPKIGNQDYQQYLDVLKTSIESWKPEEEHELLVYFPTFVSA